In a single window of the Streptomyces sp. NBC_00094 genome:
- the trpA gene encoding tryptophan synthase subunit alpha: MTNGNIQLLGDTLAKAKAEDRAALIAYLPAGFPTVDGGIAAIKAAFDGGADVVEVGLPHSDPVLDGPVIQTADDIALRGGVKIADVMRTVKEAHEATGKPVLVMTYWNPIDRYGVERFTEELAAAGGAGCILPDLPVQESALWREHADKHGLATVFVVAPSSKDARLATITAAGSGFVYAASLMGVTGTRASVGEQAADLVRRTRATSELPVCVGLGVSNATQAKEVAGFADGVIVGSAFVQRILDADGDEAAGLAAVRELAAELAAGVRRVS, encoded by the coding sequence GTGACGAACGGAAACATCCAGCTGCTCGGCGACACCCTCGCCAAGGCCAAGGCCGAGGACAGGGCCGCGCTCATCGCCTACCTGCCGGCCGGCTTCCCGACCGTCGACGGCGGCATCGCGGCCATCAAGGCCGCCTTCGACGGCGGCGCGGACGTGGTCGAGGTCGGTCTCCCGCACAGCGACCCGGTCCTCGACGGCCCGGTCATCCAGACCGCCGACGACATCGCCCTGAGGGGCGGCGTCAAGATCGCCGACGTCATGCGGACGGTCAAGGAGGCCCACGAGGCCACCGGCAAGCCGGTCCTCGTGATGACGTACTGGAACCCGATCGACCGGTACGGCGTCGAGCGCTTCACCGAGGAGCTCGCCGCGGCCGGCGGCGCGGGCTGCATCCTGCCCGACCTGCCGGTCCAGGAGTCCGCGCTCTGGCGCGAGCACGCCGACAAGCACGGTCTCGCCACCGTCTTCGTCGTCGCGCCCAGCAGCAAGGACGCACGCCTCGCCACCATCACGGCGGCCGGCTCCGGCTTCGTCTACGCGGCCTCGCTCATGGGCGTCACGGGCACCCGCGCGTCCGTCGGCGAGCAGGCCGCCGACCTCGTCCGCCGCACCCGCGCCACCTCCGAACTCCCGGTGTGCGTCGGCCTCGGCGTCTCCAACGCCACCCAGGCCAAGGAGGTCGCCGGCTTCGCCGACGGCGTCATCGTCGGCTCCGCCTTCGTCCAGCGGATCCTCGACGCCGACGGCGACGAGGCCGCGGGGCTCGCCGCCGTAAGGGAACTGGCGGCCGAACTCGCGGCGGGCGTGCGCCGCGTCTCGTAG
- the trpB gene encoding tryptophan synthase subunit beta, with amino-acid sequence MSSEFFIPDPEGQVPTAEGYFGAYGGKFIPEALVAAVDEVAVEYDKAKSDPEFARELNDLMVNYTGRPSALTEVPRFAEHAGGARIFLKREDLNHTGSHKINNVLGQALLTKRMGKTRVIAETGAGQHGVATATACALFGLDCTIYMGEIDTQRQALNVARMRMLGAEVVAVKSGSRTLKDAINEAFRDWVANVDRTHYLFGTVAGPHPFPAMVRDFHRVIGVEARRQILERAGRLPDAAIACVGGGSNAIGLFHAFVPDADVRLIGCEPAGHGVETGEHAATLTAGEPGILHGSRSYVLQDEEGQITEPYSISAGLDYPGIGPEHAYLKDSGRGEYRAVTDDAAMQALRLLSRTEGIIPAIESAHALAGAIEVGKELGKDALLLVNLSGRGDKDMDTAARYFGLYDGEGSK; translated from the coding sequence ATGTCCAGCGAGTTCTTCATTCCGGACCCGGAGGGTCAGGTTCCCACCGCCGAGGGGTACTTCGGCGCCTATGGCGGCAAGTTCATCCCGGAGGCCCTCGTCGCCGCCGTGGACGAGGTCGCCGTCGAGTACGACAAGGCCAAGTCCGACCCCGAGTTCGCCCGCGAGCTCAACGACCTGATGGTCAACTACACCGGCCGCCCGAGCGCCCTCACCGAGGTGCCCCGGTTCGCCGAGCACGCCGGCGGTGCCCGGATCTTCCTCAAGCGCGAGGATCTCAACCACACCGGCTCGCACAAGATCAACAACGTGCTCGGCCAGGCCCTCCTGACCAAGCGCATGGGCAAGACGCGGGTCATCGCCGAGACCGGCGCCGGCCAGCACGGCGTGGCCACCGCCACCGCCTGCGCCCTCTTCGGTCTCGACTGCACCATCTACATGGGCGAGATCGACACCCAGCGCCAGGCCCTCAACGTGGCCCGGATGCGGATGCTCGGCGCCGAGGTCGTCGCCGTGAAGTCCGGCAGCCGCACCCTCAAGGACGCCATCAACGAGGCCTTCCGCGACTGGGTCGCCAACGTGGACAGGACGCACTACCTGTTCGGTACCGTTGCCGGCCCGCACCCCTTCCCCGCCATGGTCCGCGACTTCCACCGGGTCATCGGCGTCGAGGCCCGCCGCCAGATCCTGGAGCGCGCGGGCCGCCTGCCCGACGCGGCGATCGCCTGCGTCGGCGGCGGCTCCAACGCCATCGGCCTCTTCCACGCCTTCGTCCCGGACGCGGACGTGCGCCTGATCGGCTGCGAGCCGGCCGGCCACGGCGTCGAGACCGGCGAGCACGCGGCCACCCTGACCGCCGGCGAGCCCGGCATCCTGCACGGTTCGCGCTCGTACGTCCTCCAGGACGAGGAGGGCCAGATCACCGAGCCGTACTCGATCTCGGCAGGCCTCGACTACCCGGGCATCGGCCCCGAGCACGCGTACCTCAAGGACAGCGGGCGCGGCGAGTACCGCGCCGTCACCGACGACGCCGCCATGCAGGCCCTGCGTCTGCTCTCCCGTACGGAGGGCATCATCCCGGCCATCGAGTCGGCGCACGCCCTCGCCGGCGCCATCGAGGTCGGCAAGGAGCTCGGCAAGGACGCCCTGCTCCTCGTCAACCTCTCGGGGCGCGGCGACAAGGACATGGACACGGCCGCCCGCTACTTCGGCCTGTACGACGGGGAGGGCTCCAAGTGA
- a CDS encoding thioredoxin domain-containing protein, producing MSEKNRGDGNRSARERLQQQRERDKAREKQRRVLIVSAAVVGVLGLAAVVGVIAANSGDDGGSDKAGPVVAPTGSIEGDKPAIPTGTSDAPSTLAIWEDFRCPACAQFENVMRDAIHELEASGALKTEYHLATLIDGNMGGSGSLRAANAAACAQDAGKFTAYHDTLYINQPPETDDAFGNNAKLLELAAKVPGLDTPAFRSCVEDGTHDSWVGKSNEAFQSGGFRGTPSVLLNGESIFPTKGDEQISPENLKKWVAEANKGKKAGTASPSAPSAG from the coding sequence GTGAGCGAGAAGAACCGTGGTGACGGTAACCGGAGCGCGCGGGAGCGCCTCCAGCAGCAGCGCGAGCGCGACAAGGCCCGCGAGAAGCAGCGGCGCGTCCTGATCGTGTCGGCGGCGGTGGTCGGCGTCCTCGGCCTGGCCGCGGTCGTCGGGGTGATCGCGGCGAACAGCGGAGACGACGGCGGATCGGACAAGGCGGGCCCGGTGGTCGCGCCGACGGGATCCATCGAGGGCGACAAGCCCGCCATCCCCACGGGCACGTCGGACGCCCCGTCGACGCTGGCGATCTGGGAGGACTTCCGCTGCCCGGCGTGCGCCCAGTTCGAGAACGTCATGCGGGACGCCATCCACGAGCTGGAGGCGTCCGGCGCGCTCAAGACCGAGTACCACCTCGCCACCCTCATCGACGGGAACATGGGCGGCAGCGGCTCGCTGCGCGCGGCGAACGCGGCCGCGTGCGCCCAGGACGCGGGGAAGTTCACCGCGTACCACGACACGCTCTACATCAACCAGCCGCCGGAGACGGACGACGCCTTCGGGAACAACGCCAAGCTCCTCGAACTGGCGGCGAAGGTGCCGGGCCTCGACACGCCCGCCTTCCGCAGCTGCGTCGAGGACGGCACGCACGACAGCTGGGTGGGGAAGTCGAACGAGGCCTTCCAGAGCGGCGGCTTCCGCGGCACGCCGTCCGTCCTCCTCAACGGCGAATCGATCTTCCCGACGAAGGGGGACGAGCAGATCTCCCCGGAGAACCTGAAGAAGTGGGTCGCCGAGGCCAACAAGGGCAAGAAGGCCGGGACGGCCTCTCCCTCGGCTCCCTCGGCGGGTTAG
- the lgt gene encoding prolipoprotein diacylglyceryl transferase, translated as MDLAYIPSPSTGVINLGPIPLRGYAFCIIIGVFVAVWYGNKRWIARGGTAGTVADIAVWAVPFGLVGGRLYHVITDYQLYFSEGENWVDAFKIWEGGLGIWGAIALGAVGAWIGCRRRGIPLPAYADAIAPGIALAQAIGRWGNWFNQELYGRETDLPWALKITESANREAGYYHPTFLYESLWCVGVAVLVVWADRRFKLGHGRAFALYVAAYCAGRAWIEYMRVDEAHHILGLRLNVWTAIIVFVLAVTYIVISARIRPGREEIVEPQAEKADKAEVAEKADEADDVVVDGEPEDAAADADADADTDTDTDVDHGADNGAGSAAKG; from the coding sequence ATGGACCTTGCCTATATTCCCAGCCCGTCGACCGGCGTGATCAACCTCGGACCGATCCCGCTGCGCGGCTATGCCTTCTGCATCATCATCGGTGTCTTCGTCGCCGTCTGGTACGGCAACAAGCGCTGGATCGCCCGGGGCGGCACTGCCGGCACCGTGGCCGACATCGCCGTCTGGGCGGTGCCCTTCGGCCTCGTCGGCGGACGCCTCTACCACGTGATCACCGACTACCAGCTGTACTTCAGCGAGGGTGAGAACTGGGTCGACGCCTTCAAGATCTGGGAGGGCGGCCTCGGTATCTGGGGCGCCATCGCGCTCGGCGCGGTGGGTGCCTGGATCGGCTGTCGTCGACGGGGCATCCCGCTCCCGGCGTACGCGGACGCCATCGCGCCCGGTATCGCCCTCGCCCAGGCCATCGGCCGCTGGGGCAACTGGTTCAACCAGGAGCTCTACGGCCGGGAGACCGATCTGCCCTGGGCCCTGAAGATCACCGAGAGCGCGAACCGAGAGGCCGGGTACTACCACCCGACCTTCCTGTACGAGTCGCTCTGGTGCGTCGGCGTCGCCGTCCTGGTCGTCTGGGCCGACCGCCGCTTCAAGCTCGGCCACGGGCGCGCCTTCGCGCTCTACGTCGCCGCGTACTGCGCGGGCCGCGCCTGGATCGAGTACATGCGTGTCGACGAGGCGCACCACATCCTCGGCCTGCGGCTGAACGTGTGGACGGCGATCATCGTCTTCGTGCTCGCGGTGACCTACATCGTGATCTCGGCGCGGATCCGGCCGGGCCGCGAGGAGATCGTCGAGCCCCAGGCCGAGAAGGCCGACAAGGCCGAGGTGGCCGAGAAGGCCGACGAGGCTGACGACGTCGTCGTCGACGGTGAGCCCGAGGACGCCGCCGCGGACGCGGATGCGGACGCCGACACGGATACGGATACGGACGTGGATCACGGTGCCGACAACGGCGCCGGGTCGGCCGCCAAGGGCTGA
- a CDS encoding HGxxPAAW family protein: MAGSAHGHTPAAWTGVIISFIGFCIAGVFMVAANQAGFWAGMGVIVLGGIVGGAMKAAGLGMPKESAAVIAARETATATAQARS, encoded by the coding sequence ATGGCGGGCAGCGCCCACGGACACACCCCGGCCGCCTGGACCGGTGTCATCATCTCCTTCATCGGCTTCTGCATCGCCGGGGTCTTCATGGTGGCCGCCAACCAGGCCGGATTCTGGGCCGGCATGGGTGTCATCGTCCTCGGCGGCATCGTCGGCGGCGCGATGAAGGCGGCCGGCCTCGGCATGCCGAAGGAGTCGGCGGCCGTCATCGCCGCCCGCGAGACCGCGACCGCGACCGCGCAGGCCCGTTCCTGA
- a CDS encoding CaiB/BaiF CoA-transferase family protein produces the protein MTTTPHATAPAAPPAPPLHGLRVLDLATLFAGPLAATMLGDFGADVVKVEHPRKPDPSRGHGPAKDGIGLWWKVLGRNKRAITLDLSAPGGRDTLLGLAAEADVIVENFRPGTLERWGLGWEELSTVNPRLVLARVTGFGQFGPYAHRPGFGTLAEAMSGFAAITGEPDGPPTLPPFGLADSIAALATAYAVMTALTARTTTGRGQVVDMAIIEPMLSVIGPHSLWYDQLGYVQPRTGNRSRNNAPRNTYRTADGSWVAVSTSAQSIAERVLRLVGRPELVDEPWFADGTGRAEHTEVLDEAVGGWIARHTRDEAMAAFEKAEAAIAPVYDVRDVLDDPQFQALGTVTEVQDPELGPIKMQNVLFRLSETPGAIRWPGRPHGADTTDVLTELGLSPAEIDALRAQGAV, from the coding sequence ATGACGACCACCCCGCACGCCACCGCCCCCGCCGCTCCCCCCGCGCCTCCCCTCCACGGACTGCGCGTCCTGGACCTCGCGACCCTCTTCGCCGGCCCGCTCGCCGCCACGATGCTCGGCGACTTCGGTGCCGACGTCGTCAAGGTCGAGCACCCCCGCAAGCCCGACCCGTCCCGTGGCCACGGCCCCGCCAAGGACGGCATCGGCCTGTGGTGGAAGGTCCTCGGCCGGAACAAGCGGGCGATCACCCTCGATCTCTCCGCACCGGGCGGCCGTGACACCCTCCTCGGGCTCGCCGCCGAAGCCGACGTGATCGTGGAGAACTTCCGCCCCGGCACCCTGGAACGCTGGGGCCTGGGCTGGGAGGAGCTCTCCACCGTCAACCCGCGCCTGGTCCTCGCCCGGGTCACCGGCTTCGGCCAGTTCGGCCCGTACGCCCACCGCCCCGGCTTCGGCACCCTCGCCGAGGCGATGAGCGGCTTCGCCGCCATCACCGGCGAACCCGACGGCCCGCCCACCCTGCCCCCCTTCGGCCTTGCCGACTCGATCGCCGCCCTCGCCACCGCGTACGCGGTGATGACCGCGCTCACCGCGAGGACCACGACCGGCCGCGGCCAGGTCGTCGACATGGCGATCATCGAACCGATGCTCTCCGTCATCGGACCCCACTCCCTCTGGTACGACCAGCTCGGTTACGTCCAGCCCCGCACCGGCAACCGCTCCCGCAACAACGCCCCGCGCAACACCTACCGGACCGCCGACGGCTCCTGGGTCGCCGTCTCCACCTCCGCCCAGTCGATCGCCGAGCGCGTCCTGCGTCTCGTCGGCCGCCCCGAGCTCGTCGACGAGCCGTGGTTCGCCGACGGCACGGGCCGGGCCGAGCACACGGAGGTCCTGGACGAGGCGGTCGGCGGCTGGATCGCCCGCCACACCCGCGACGAGGCCATGGCCGCCTTCGAGAAGGCCGAGGCCGCCATCGCCCCGGTCTACGACGTCCGGGACGTCCTCGACGATCCGCAGTTCCAGGCGCTCGGCACCGTCACCGAGGTCCAGGACCCGGAACTCGGCCCGATCAAGATGCAGAACGTGCTCTTCCGGCTCTCCGAGACCCCCGGGGCGATCCGCTGGCCCGGCCGCCCGCACGGCGCCGACACCACCGACGTCCTCACCGAGCTCGGCCTCAGCCCCGCCGAGATCGACGCCCTCCGCGCCCAGGGAGCGGTATGA
- the rbsK gene encoding ribokinase: MTGIVVLGSTNMDLVAYVSRAPARGETVTGRAFRTIPGGKGANQAVAAARSGAEVAMIGAVGADDFGARLRANLEHCAVDTDLLRTAEGPSGTAHIVVDDEGGNAIVVVPGANATVVSLSHGDEALIGTADILLLQLELPLSVVTEGAATARRLGVRTVLTPAPARPLPPELLASTDLLVPNEHEAATLTGLTDPRAAAEALLRDVPEVVITLGAAGCLYVSRGAEPVTVPAPRVTAVDTTAAGDTFVGALAVALGEGRPVPEALAWAQTAAALSVQREGATTSMPYRTEIEAAFGSLDDLEADPA, encoded by the coding sequence ATGACCGGCATCGTCGTACTCGGCAGCACGAACATGGACCTCGTCGCCTACGTATCGAGGGCTCCGGCCCGCGGGGAGACGGTCACCGGCCGCGCGTTCCGGACGATCCCCGGCGGGAAGGGCGCGAACCAGGCCGTCGCCGCCGCCCGCTCCGGCGCCGAGGTGGCGATGATCGGCGCGGTCGGCGCGGACGACTTCGGCGCACGCCTCCGGGCCAACCTGGAGCACTGCGCCGTCGACACCGATCTCCTGCGCACCGCCGAAGGCCCCTCCGGAACCGCCCACATCGTCGTCGACGACGAGGGCGGCAACGCGATCGTCGTCGTCCCCGGCGCCAACGCCACCGTCGTCTCCCTCAGCCACGGCGACGAGGCCCTCATCGGCACCGCCGACATCCTCCTCCTCCAGCTCGAACTCCCCCTCTCCGTCGTCACCGAGGGCGCCGCGACCGCCCGCCGCCTCGGCGTCCGCACCGTCCTCACCCCCGCCCCCGCCCGGCCGCTCCCTCCCGAACTCCTCGCCTCCACCGACCTGCTCGTCCCCAACGAGCACGAGGCCGCCACGCTCACCGGACTCACCGACCCGCGCGCCGCCGCCGAGGCCCTGCTCCGGGACGTCCCCGAGGTCGTCATCACCCTGGGCGCGGCCGGCTGCCTGTACGTGTCCCGGGGCGCCGAACCGGTGACCGTGCCCGCCCCCCGCGTCACGGCCGTGGACACCACCGCCGCCGGCGACACGTTCGTCGGCGCCCTCGCGGTGGCCCTCGGCGAGGGCCGCCCCGTCCCCGAGGCGCTCGCCTGGGCGCAGACCGCCGCCGCGCTCTCCGTCCAGCGCGAGGGCGCGACGACCTCGATGCCGTACCGGACCGAGATCGAGGCGGCCTTCGGCTCCCTCGACGACCTGGAGGCCGACCCCGCATGA
- a CDS encoding ADP-ribosylglycohydrolase family protein, whose translation MNLRLTWVQPEDLVGHELRQAAEDGRDTHAIAIRWYAAGGPPAPKTAGASTAPRPDLRPLAEELLDALASLPAPLAGDEPTPLPEIQALTTPHPPREAPGPRGLGGGAPGLVRVSGRGGAGETHALRDRLHAAWLGRAVGCLLGKPVEKLPLPAIRALARATGNWPLSTWFTARGVPPELLAAHPWNRRSASTSLAENIDGMPEDDDLNYPLLNLLLLQRYGRDFTTADVARLWLDELPAGRTFTAERVAYRNLLDGVEPPLTAVHRNPFREWIGAQIRADVHGWTHPGAPVTAAAQAHRDAALTHTANGIYGAMFVAATLATAATGTADVHRSLAAGLGVVPPRSRLARAVRLGIAAAREDRDFDAVVDRLHAALGGYHWVHAVPNAALLAAALTHGDGDFSRSVCAAVSGGWDTDSNGATAGSVAGLLTGHPDRLPDCWTTPLKNRLATSIPSFDGIGFDTLADLTLLEAVRP comes from the coding sequence GTGAACCTCCGGCTGACCTGGGTGCAGCCTGAGGACCTGGTGGGCCACGAGCTCCGCCAGGCGGCGGAGGACGGCCGCGACACCCACGCGATCGCCATCCGCTGGTACGCGGCGGGCGGCCCGCCGGCCCCGAAGACGGCCGGCGCCTCTACCGCGCCCCGCCCGGACCTCCGCCCCCTGGCGGAGGAACTCCTGGACGCCTTGGCGTCCCTCCCCGCACCCCTGGCGGGGGACGAACCGACTCCCCTCCCCGAGATCCAGGCCCTGACGACACCCCACCCCCCGCGCGAAGCGCCGGGCCCCCGGGGGCTCGGGGGCGGAGCCCCCGGTCTCGTCAGAGTTTCGGGAAGGGGCGGGGCGGGGGAAACCCACGCCCTGCGCGACCGTCTGCACGCCGCCTGGCTCGGGCGGGCCGTCGGGTGTCTGCTCGGCAAGCCCGTCGAGAAGCTCCCCCTCCCCGCCATCCGGGCCCTCGCCCGCGCCACCGGCAACTGGCCCCTCTCCACCTGGTTCACCGCCCGCGGCGTCCCCCCGGAACTGCTCGCCGCCCACCCCTGGAACCGCCGCTCCGCCTCCACCTCCCTCGCCGAGAACATCGACGGGATGCCCGAGGACGACGACCTCAACTACCCCCTCCTCAACCTCCTGCTGCTCCAGCGGTACGGCCGCGACTTCACCACCGCCGACGTCGCCCGCCTCTGGCTCGACGAACTCCCCGCCGGCCGCACCTTCACGGCCGAGCGCGTCGCCTACCGCAACCTCCTCGACGGCGTCGAACCCCCGCTCACCGCCGTCCACCGCAACCCCTTCCGCGAGTGGATCGGCGCCCAGATCCGGGCGGACGTCCACGGCTGGACCCACCCCGGCGCCCCGGTCACCGCCGCCGCCCAGGCCCACCGCGACGCGGCCCTCACCCACACCGCCAACGGGATCTACGGCGCCATGTTCGTCGCCGCCACCCTCGCCACCGCCGCGACCGGCACCGCCGACGTCCACCGGTCGCTCGCCGCCGGACTCGGGGTGGTCCCGCCCCGCTCCCGTCTCGCCCGGGCCGTACGCCTGGGTATCGCCGCCGCCCGCGAGGACCGCGACTTCGACGCCGTCGTCGACCGGCTGCACGCCGCGCTCGGCGGGTACCACTGGGTCCATGCCGTCCCCAACGCCGCCCTGCTCGCCGCCGCCCTCACCCACGGCGACGGCGACTTCTCGCGCTCCGTCTGCGCGGCGGTCTCGGGCGGCTGGGACACCGACTCCAACGGCGCCACCGCCGGTTCGGTCGCCGGGCTGCTCACCGGCCACCCCGACCGGCTGCCCGACTGCTGGACCACCCCCCTCAAGAACCGTCTCGCGACCTCGATCCCGTCCTTCGACGGCATCGGCTTCGACACCCTGGCCGACCTGACACTCCTGGAGGCAGTACGCCCATGA
- a CDS encoding DUF2752 domain-containing protein, with amino-acid sequence MSAGVRPVPPRPLARRLLAPAVTLAGVAAAFAYVGAVDPNEPGHYPVCPLLRFTGLYCPGCGGLRSAHAFAHGDLPAALGANAFAVLGYGLFAVFMVLWLIRAIRGEPMRLAVSSAWWWGIGIALALFTLVRNLPFGSVLAP; translated from the coding sequence ATGTCCGCCGGCGTACGCCCCGTACCGCCGCGACCGCTCGCCCGGCGGCTGCTCGCGCCGGCCGTGACCCTCGCCGGGGTCGCCGCCGCCTTCGCCTACGTCGGGGCGGTCGACCCCAACGAACCCGGGCACTACCCCGTCTGCCCCCTGCTCCGCTTCACCGGCCTCTACTGTCCCGGGTGCGGCGGACTCCGCAGCGCCCACGCCTTCGCCCACGGCGACCTCCCGGCCGCTCTGGGCGCCAACGCCTTCGCCGTCCTCGGCTACGGACTCTTCGCCGTCTTCATGGTCCTGTGGCTGATTCGTGCCATCCGCGGGGAGCCCATGCGCCTCGCGGTCTCCTCGGCCTGGTGGTGGGGGATCGGCATCGCCCTCGCCCTTTTCACCCTGGTCCGGAACCTTCCCTTCGGCTCCGTGCTGGCCCCCTGA
- the trpC gene encoding indole-3-glycerol phosphate synthase TrpC: MSVLDEIIEGVRADLAERQARVTLDELKERAAKAPQAKDGVAALRGDGVKVICEVKRSSPSKGALAAIADPAGLAADYEAGGAAVISVLTEERRFGGSLADLEAVRARVDIPVLRKDFIVTAYQLWEARAYGADLALLIVSALEQEALVSLIERAESIGLTPLVEVHDEEEVERAVDAGARIIGVNARDLKTLKVDRTTFERVAPEIPAHIVKIAESGVRGPHDLIAYANAGADAVLVGESLVTGRDPKAAVADLVAAGAHPALRHGRG, from the coding sequence GTGAGTGTGCTCGACGAGATCATCGAAGGCGTACGCGCCGACCTCGCAGAGCGGCAGGCGCGGGTCACCCTCGACGAGCTCAAGGAGCGCGCCGCCAAGGCGCCGCAGGCCAAGGACGGCGTCGCCGCACTGCGCGGCGACGGCGTCAAGGTGATCTGCGAGGTCAAGCGCTCCAGCCCGTCCAAGGGCGCGCTCGCCGCGATCGCCGACCCCGCCGGACTCGCCGCCGACTACGAGGCGGGCGGCGCGGCCGTCATCTCGGTCCTGACCGAGGAGCGCCGTTTCGGCGGCTCCCTCGCCGACCTGGAGGCCGTGCGCGCCCGGGTCGACATCCCCGTCCTGCGCAAGGACTTCATCGTCACCGCGTACCAGCTCTGGGAGGCCCGGGCGTACGGAGCGGATCTCGCGCTCCTCATCGTCTCCGCCCTGGAGCAGGAGGCGCTGGTCTCCCTCATCGAGCGTGCCGAGTCCATCGGGCTGACCCCGCTGGTCGAGGTCCACGACGAGGAGGAGGTCGAGCGCGCCGTCGACGCGGGTGCCCGGATCATCGGCGTCAACGCCCGTGACCTCAAGACCCTCAAGGTCGACCGCACCACGTTCGAGCGCGTCGCCCCCGAGATCCCCGCGCACATCGTCAAGATCGCCGAGTCCGGCGTCCGCGGCCCGCACGACCTGATCGCCTACGCCAACGCCGGCGCCGACGCGGTCCTGGTCGGCGAGTCCCTCGTCACCGGCCGCGACCCCAAGGCCGCCGTCGCCGACCTGGTCGCCGCCGGCGCCCACCCGGCCCTCCGCCACGGCCGGGGCTGA
- the trpM gene encoding tryptophan biosynthesis modulator TrpM, whose product MGRRGRLRTAAAPVSKHAPLARGCRPRGCRAPARRVHGRRVRYVIGSEPGQVNGMRWRPRPARTFTYDA is encoded by the coding sequence GTGGGGCGCCGCGGTCGGCTCCGTACCGCCGCAGCGCCCGTCTCCAAGCACGCCCCACTGGCCAGGGGCTGCCGACCGCGTGGCTGCCGCGCGCCCGCCCGCCGTGTCCACGGCCGCCGGGTCCGCTACGTGATCGGCTCGGAGCCCGGCCAGGTCAACGGCATGCGATGGCGCCCGCGCCCGGCGCGCACCTTCACGTACGACGCTTAG
- a CDS encoding CoA ester lyase, producing MNDMQRLRTPLTWLYAPGDRPEVVSKALSSGADVVIVDLEDAVAPHRKAYALAATVDLLADAHPVPVHVRVHTPHDIPTLAPLPGLCGLRVPKVTHATDIHRIVALAPGLALYPLLENALAVEHAFAIATAHPAVRGIALGEADLRADLGVRDDSGLDWPRSRVVVAARAAALPPPAQSVHPDIGDLDALAAGCARGRAMGFLGRAAIHPRQLPVIERSYLPTPEEVDAAREVVAAAGTGDRGALALPDGRFVDAAVVEGAHRVLALAARTA from the coding sequence ATGAACGATATGCAGCGCCTGCGCACACCCCTCACCTGGCTGTACGCCCCCGGCGACCGCCCCGAGGTCGTGTCCAAGGCCCTGTCCTCCGGCGCCGACGTCGTCATCGTCGACCTGGAGGACGCCGTCGCCCCGCACCGCAAGGCGTACGCCCTCGCCGCCACCGTCGATCTGCTCGCCGACGCCCACCCCGTCCCGGTGCACGTCCGCGTCCACACCCCGCACGACATCCCCACCCTGGCCCCCCTCCCCGGCCTCTGCGGTCTCCGTGTACCCAAGGTGACACACGCCACTGACATCCACCGGATCGTCGCACTCGCCCCCGGTCTCGCCCTCTACCCGCTCCTGGAGAACGCCCTCGCCGTGGAGCACGCGTTCGCCATCGCCACCGCCCACCCCGCCGTGCGCGGCATCGCGCTCGGCGAGGCCGACCTCCGCGCCGACCTGGGCGTACGGGACGACAGCGGCCTCGACTGGCCGCGCAGCCGCGTGGTGGTCGCCGCCCGCGCGGCCGCCCTGCCGCCCCCCGCCCAGTCGGTCCACCCCGACATCGGCGACCTCGACGCGCTGGCCGCCGGCTGCGCCCGGGGCCGGGCGATGGGCTTCCTCGGCCGGGCCGCCATCCACCCCCGCCAGCTCCCGGTCATCGAGCGGTCCTACCTCCCCACCCCGGAGGAGGTCGACGCGGCGCGGGAGGTCGTCGCGGCCGCCGGGACCGGCGACCGGGGCGCCCTGGCCCTCCCCGACGGCCGCTTCGTCGACGCGGCCGTGGTGGAGGGCGCCCACCGGGTCCTCGCCCTGGCCGCGCGGACGGCCTGA